The Palleronia sp. THAF1 genome window below encodes:
- a CDS encoding mandelate racemase/muconate lactonizing enzyme family protein produces MTTIASVKTDHYLIPLPVALEDSMHGTMTAFEVVTARVTDSDGATGVGYTFTCGVNGGAIADILAREMTPLVLGRDPSLIEAIWKDLWWAFHYGGRGGPTVLALSALDMALWDLKAKRADLPLWRLLGGFDARVPCYAGGIDIHLTPSELVEQTHENRAKGHRAIKMKVGRDLLREDVAKLAALRDAFGPDMPLMADANMKFTVDGAVRAAKAYAEFDLTWFEEPIPPEDPAGHRRILTEGGIPIAAGENLRSLWEFRTAIEGGVTFPEPDVTNCGGVTPFMKIARLAEAFHLPVTSHGAHDITVHLLAACPNRSYLEAHGFGLENYVETPLQIEDGHAIAPDRPGHGVVFDWDKLESVKV; encoded by the coding sequence ATGACCACTATCGCCAGCGTGAAGACCGACCACTACCTGATCCCGCTGCCAGTGGCGCTGGAAGACAGCATGCACGGCACGATGACCGCGTTCGAGGTCGTCACCGCCCGCGTGACCGACAGCGACGGGGCGACGGGCGTAGGCTATACCTTTACCTGCGGTGTGAACGGCGGGGCCATCGCCGACATTCTCGCCCGCGAGATGACCCCGCTGGTGCTCGGCCGCGATCCATCGCTGATCGAGGCGATCTGGAAGGACCTATGGTGGGCCTTCCACTACGGCGGACGTGGCGGGCCAACGGTGCTGGCGCTTTCGGCGCTGGATATGGCGCTGTGGGATCTGAAGGCGAAACGCGCGGATCTGCCCCTGTGGCGTCTGTTGGGTGGGTTCGACGCGCGGGTGCCCTGTTATGCTGGCGGGATCGACATTCACCTGACGCCGTCGGAGTTGGTCGAGCAGACGCATGAAAACCGCGCCAAGGGCCACCGCGCCATCAAGATGAAGGTGGGCCGGGATCTGCTGCGAGAGGATGTGGCCAAGCTTGCCGCCCTGCGCGATGCTTTTGGGCCAGACATGCCCTTGATGGCTGACGCGAACATGAAATTCACCGTCGACGGTGCCGTGCGCGCGGCCAAGGCCTACGCGGAATTCGACCTGACGTGGTTCGAGGAACCCATCCCGCCAGAGGACCCCGCCGGCCATCGTCGCATCCTGACAGAAGGCGGCATCCCAATCGCGGCGGGTGAGAACCTGCGCTCGTTGTGGGAATTCCGCACAGCCATCGAAGGCGGTGTGACCTTCCCAGAGCCGGACGTCACCAACTGCGGTGGCGTCACGCCCTTCATGAAGATCGCGCGGCTGGCAGAGGCGTTCCACCTGCCCGTCACCAGCCACGGCGCGCATGACATCACGGTGCACCTGCTCGCCGCCTGTCCGAACCGCTCGTATCTGGAGGCGCACGGCTTTGGGCTGGAAAACTATGTCGAGACGCCGCTGCAGATCGAAGACGGCCACGCCATTGCGCCCGATCGTCCCGGCCATGGGGTGGTGTTCGATTGGGACAAACTGGAATCCGTCAAAGTCTAG
- a CDS encoding TRAP transporter large permease, producing the protein MEFLSMLSWMKVPDIGTLSIILLLAMFFLLAIGMPLGFASAFLAVAVLIMKFGPELLFRDFGAGPMSVLGQAVYRQMTNYVLISIPLFIFMAALLERSGIAKDMYSSLNVWLSGTRGGIAVVTSIMAVIMAAMSGIIGGEVVLLGLIALPQMLRLGYDQNLAIGTICASGSLGTMIPPSIVLIFYGLVTETSIKALFTASFLPGFMLASFFIVYILIRTRVNPSLAPLPPIDPDEPHGREKGLMFLGFLTKFGLWVTGVLFLRALFFTVTGQNTLQPGEDPIALGMVSDLPWIAGFFGALFAAMFAIGKERVATGWDMGKGLIAPVIVIGVVLGSIYMGITGITEAAGMGVVAVFTISLVRGEMTFEIVWDSLIRTLKSTGTIIWVTIGAAALAAAYTLSGGPTYVANLIIAAELPTMSIILVMMLIFLIMGMFMDWVGIVLLIMPVFLPIVLKLPVAEIGIFGELEPRHVAIWFGVVFCMNMQVSFLSPPFGPAAFYLKSVAPPHITLTAIFRGFLPFIALQLVALSVLLIWPPIVSIFL; encoded by the coding sequence ATGGAATTCCTGAGCATGCTCTCGTGGATGAAGGTCCCCGACATCGGAACGCTGAGCATCATCCTGCTACTGGCGATGTTCTTCCTGCTGGCCATCGGCATGCCGCTTGGCTTTGCTTCGGCCTTTCTGGCGGTTGCCGTTCTTATCATGAAGTTCGGTCCGGAACTTCTATTCCGCGACTTCGGGGCAGGGCCGATGTCTGTGCTGGGCCAGGCGGTCTACAGGCAGATGACCAACTACGTCCTGATATCAATTCCATTGTTTATCTTCATGGCGGCCCTGCTGGAACGCTCCGGCATCGCCAAGGACATGTACTCTTCACTGAACGTGTGGCTGTCGGGCACGCGGGGCGGCATTGCTGTCGTGACCTCGATCATGGCCGTCATCATGGCCGCCATGTCGGGCATCATCGGCGGTGAAGTCGTGCTGCTGGGCCTGATCGCGCTGCCGCAGATGTTGCGGCTGGGCTATGATCAGAACCTTGCCATCGGCACGATCTGTGCGTCTGGTTCCTTGGGCACGATGATCCCGCCGTCCATCGTTCTGATCTTCTACGGCCTCGTCACCGAAACCTCGATCAAGGCGCTATTCACCGCGTCCTTCCTGCCGGGCTTCATGCTGGCGTCGTTCTTCATCGTCTACATCCTTATCCGCACGCGGGTGAACCCGTCGCTGGCCCCGCTGCCGCCCATCGACCCCGATGAGCCGCACGGACGTGAAAAGGGTCTGATGTTTCTGGGCTTCCTGACGAAGTTCGGCCTGTGGGTCACCGGCGTGCTGTTCCTGCGCGCACTGTTCTTCACCGTCACCGGACAGAACACCCTGCAACCGGGCGAAGACCCCATTGCGCTGGGCATGGTGTCCGACCTGCCCTGGATCGCGGGCTTCTTCGGCGCGCTGTTCGCCGCGATGTTCGCCATCGGCAAAGAGCGTGTCGCCACCGGCTGGGACATGGGCAAGGGCCTGATCGCGCCCGTCATCGTCATCGGCGTGGTTCTGGGATCCATCTACATGGGCATCACCGGCATTACGGAAGCCGCTGGCATGGGCGTCGTTGCCGTCTTCACCATCAGCCTTGTCCGCGGCGAGATGACGTTCGAGATCGTGTGGGACAGCTTGATCCGCACGCTGAAATCCACCGGCACGATCATCTGGGTGACCATCGGTGCGGCGGCGCTGGCAGCGGCCTACACCCTGTCCGGCGGTCCGACCTACGTGGCCAACCTGATCATCGCGGCGGAACTGCCCACCATGTCGATCATCCTGGTGATGATGCTGATCTTCCTGATCATGGGGATGTTCATGGACTGGGTCGGCATCGTGTTGCTGATCATGCCGGTGTTCCTGCCCATCGTGCTGAAACTTCCCGTAGCGGAAATCGGCATCTTCGGAGAGTTGGAGCCGCGTCACGTGGCAATCTGGTTCGGTGTGGTGTTCTGCATGAACATGCAGGTCAGCTTCCTGTCGCCACCCTTCGGCCCTGCGGCGTTCTACCTGAAGTCGGTCGCACCGCCGCACATCACGCTGACGGCGATCTTCCGGGGCTTCCTGCCGTTCATCGCGCTGCAACTTGTGGCACTGTCGGTCCTGCTGATCTGGCCGCCCATCGTGTCGATCTTCCTGTGA
- a CDS encoding TRAP transporter small permease subunit, with product MNQESLWLGPMRKPIRMAAIGFSAVFAVLYVWLIANRLLTEDSIGMYEMIRPEGRPMVQLMLFVILGTVLTLSLYLSDSRGAIEYHPDGVFDIISLVLSRVAMILVALTVLVMFYEVVSRYVFARPTLWANELSLFMASFVFLLAGLYAMQQRSHIRIYVIYDMMPRFFQKVSDIISLFLIWFFTFAMVWGGYDDAMRRFLRMETFGTAWDPPIPGILKGAILIIICLVALQALSNIIADWNKAPEHLSLDDMDEVEIENIRKTLR from the coding sequence ATGAATCAGGAAAGCCTTTGGCTGGGTCCGATGCGCAAGCCGATACGCATGGCCGCAATCGGATTTTCCGCCGTCTTCGCCGTTCTGTACGTTTGGTTGATCGCCAACCGCCTGCTGACTGAAGACTCCATCGGAATGTACGAGATGATCCGCCCCGAGGGTCGCCCGATGGTTCAGCTGATGCTGTTCGTGATACTGGGCACCGTCCTGACCCTGTCGCTTTACCTGTCCGACAGCCGTGGCGCGATCGAGTATCATCCCGACGGCGTGTTCGACATCATATCCCTCGTCCTGTCGCGGGTCGCGATGATCCTTGTCGCCTTGACCGTTTTGGTCATGTTCTACGAGGTCGTCTCTCGCTACGTCTTCGCGCGCCCGACGCTTTGGGCGAACGAGCTGTCTCTCTTCATGGCCAGCTTCGTGTTCCTGCTTGCGGGCCTTTACGCCATGCAGCAGCGCAGCCACATTCGCATCTACGTGATCTACGACATGATGCCCCGCTTCTTTCAGAAGGTCTCGGACATCATCTCGCTGTTCCTGATCTGGTTCTTCACCTTTGCAATGGTCTGGGGCGGCTACGATGACGCCATGCGCCGCTTCCTGCGAATGGAGACCTTCGGCACCGCGTGGGATCCGCCCATTCCGGGCATCCTGAAGGGCGCCATCCTGATCATCATCTGTCTCGTTGCGCTGCAGGCGCTGTCGAACATCATCGCCGACTGGAACAAGGCCCCTGAGCATTTGTCCCTCGACGATATGGACGAAGTCGAGATCGAAAACATCCGCAAGACGCTGAGGTAA
- a CDS encoding TRAP transporter substrate-binding protein, with protein sequence MNLKSALMMAGATALVAGAAVAEPVNLRIQTHYATEHPTGKMLATWIDDVETMSGGDITIEMFYSSSVVATTETFDAAINGIVDCDATGGAYQTGKNPAFQFVGDIMGGYDTPWQQYSWLYHGGGWEAAQELYNAQNMQLIGWAIYGQESFSSSKPLAGPEDLEGWKFRSPPGMETEIFEKLGASPIVMDFTEIFTALETGIIDGADASGLANNVGLGLYDIVKHATYPGFHSMPSDHLACNLDVWNGLTEQQRRIMETAWQKLSFQIAMANEKANTEAAAELQEQGVTLYAWSDEDRKEFRVAAQAAWDDWATRSPEAAALVESHKAYLSQLGLID encoded by the coding sequence ATGAACTTGAAGTCAGCTTTGATGATGGCTGGTGCGACCGCATTGGTCGCAGGTGCCGCAGTGGCCGAGCCTGTGAACCTGCGCATCCAGACGCACTACGCAACCGAGCACCCGACCGGCAAGATGTTGGCCACGTGGATCGACGACGTCGAAACCATGTCCGGCGGCGATATCACCATCGAGATGTTCTACTCTTCCTCTGTCGTCGCAACGACCGAGACCTTCGACGCCGCGATCAACGGCATCGTGGATTGCGACGCGACGGGCGGTGCCTACCAGACCGGCAAGAACCCCGCGTTCCAGTTTGTCGGCGACATCATGGGCGGTTACGACACCCCGTGGCAGCAGTATAGCTGGCTGTATCACGGCGGTGGCTGGGAGGCTGCGCAAGAGCTTTACAACGCGCAGAACATGCAGCTGATCGGCTGGGCCATCTACGGTCAGGAATCGTTCTCGTCCTCCAAGCCGCTGGCCGGTCCCGAGGATCTGGAAGGCTGGAAGTTCCGTTCGCCCCCGGGCATGGAGACCGAGATCTTCGAGAAGCTGGGCGCCTCGCCCATCGTGATGGACTTCACCGAGATCTTCACCGCGCTGGAAACCGGCATCATCGACGGTGCCGACGCTTCGGGTCTGGCGAACAACGTGGGCCTTGGTCTGTATGACATCGTCAAGCACGCCACGTACCCCGGCTTCCACTCGATGCCGTCGGATCACCTGGCCTGTAACCTCGACGTGTGGAACGGCCTGACCGAGCAGCAGCGCCGCATCATGGAGACCGCGTGGCAGAAGCTGTCCTTCCAGATCGCCATGGCGAACGAAAAGGCCAACACCGAAGCCGCCGCTGAACTCCAAGAGCAGGGCGTGACGCTGTACGCCTGGTCGGACGAAGACCGCAAGGAATTCCGCGTTGCCGCTCAGGCCGCTTGGGATGACTGGGCCACCCGCAGCCCCGAAGCCGCGGCGCTGGTCGAAAGCCACAAAGCCTACCTCAGCCAGCTTGGTCTGATCGACTAA
- a CDS encoding GntR family transcriptional regulator, with protein MSKESLAEHIANGLRRDILRGKLSPGKPVKERDIAADIGVSRTPIREAIRILSKEGLVELRPSRSPIVAISDFTEISDQTEVLIALEKLSGELACNNATDRQIEQLAKITANMSDNFDTADPLDMFETDMSFHTAIAVASGNHALAETHGTFLRRLWRARYLAASKRRNRDRVVNEHTLILNALRARDASAVRDAIDNHLWHLADDIRAAMEHEATAHEYREDNDEAFAIRTEGTGKTGHAGR; from the coding sequence ATGTCGAAAGAATCGCTTGCCGAACACATCGCCAACGGACTTCGGCGCGACATCCTTCGGGGCAAGCTGTCGCCCGGCAAGCCGGTGAAGGAACGCGACATCGCGGCGGATATCGGCGTCAGCCGCACCCCCATCCGCGAAGCGATCCGCATCCTGTCGAAGGAAGGTCTGGTCGAGCTGCGACCCTCTCGCAGTCCCATTGTCGCGATCTCTGATTTCACCGAAATCTCGGACCAGACAGAGGTGCTGATCGCGCTGGAAAAGCTGTCTGGCGAGCTGGCCTGTAACAATGCCACCGACCGTCAGATCGAACAGTTGGCCAAGATCACAGCCAATATGTCCGACAACTTCGACACTGCCGATCCACTGGACATGTTCGAAACCGACATGTCCTTCCATACCGCCATCGCGGTCGCCTCTGGCAATCATGCGCTGGCCGAAACTCACGGGACATTCCTGCGCCGCCTGTGGCGCGCGCGCTATCTTGCTGCCAGCAAGCGCCGCAATCGCGACCGGGTGGTCAACGAGCACACGTTGATCCTGAATGCCTTGCGCGCACGGGATGCAAGCGCCGTCCGGGACGCGATCGACAACCACCTGTGGCACCTTGCGGACGATATACGCGCCGCCATGGAGCACGAAGCAACCGCACACGAATATAGGGAAGACAACGATGAAGCTTTTGCGATTCGGACCGAAGGGACAGGAAAAACCGGGCATGCTGGACGCTGA
- a CDS encoding fumarylacetoacetate hydrolase family protein → MKLLRFGPKGQEKPGMLDADGNVRDLSGKVAEFAGDGVSLDALDAIRALDVDRLPVVAEPGRIGSPLASVPNFFCIGLNYALHAKESGADAPSEPIVFSKATSALSGPFDPVVIPRTSEKSDWEVELGVVIGKPTLYVSEDDALDHIAGYCTINDVSERAFQIERLGQWIKGKSAPTFGPVGPYLVTADEVGDPQNLRVSLDLNGETVQDSNTSDMIFSVRQIVSYMSQFMQLMPGDIIATGTPSGVGLGMSPQRFLKPGDVMEIEVHGLGRQRQETVAAE, encoded by the coding sequence ATGAAGCTTTTGCGATTCGGACCGAAGGGACAGGAAAAACCGGGCATGCTGGACGCTGACGGCAACGTCCGCGATCTGTCCGGCAAGGTTGCTGAATTCGCGGGTGACGGCGTGTCGCTGGACGCCTTGGATGCGATCCGCGCGCTGGACGTGGACCGCCTGCCGGTCGTCGCGGAACCGGGCCGCATCGGCAGCCCGCTGGCGTCTGTTCCGAACTTCTTCTGCATCGGCCTGAACTACGCCCTGCACGCGAAGGAAAGCGGCGCGGACGCGCCATCGGAACCCATCGTCTTTTCCAAGGCGACATCGGCGCTGTCCGGACCGTTCGATCCGGTCGTCATCCCGCGCACCTCCGAGAAGAGCGACTGGGAAGTCGAGCTGGGTGTCGTGATCGGCAAGCCGACCCTGTATGTCAGCGAGGATGACGCGCTGGATCACATCGCGGGCTACTGCACCATCAACGACGTGTCCGAGCGCGCCTTCCAGATCGAGCGTCTGGGCCAATGGATCAAGGGCAAGTCAGCCCCCACCTTCGGTCCCGTCGGCCCCTATCTGGTGACGGCGGACGAGGTTGGCGATCCGCAGAACCTGCGCGTATCTCTCGACCTGAACGGAGAGACCGTTCAGGACTCCAACACCAGCGACATGATCTTCAGCGTGCGCCAGATCGTAAGCTACATGAGCCAGTTCATGCAGCTGATGCCCGGTGACATCATCGCCACCGGCACGCCGTCGGGCGTCGGCCTCGGCATGTCGCCGCAGCGCTTCCTGAAGCCTGGCGACGTGATGGAGATCGAGGTTCACGGGCTGGGCCGTCAGCGGCAGGAAACCGTCGCCGCAGAGTGA
- a CDS encoding LysR substrate-binding domain-containing protein produces the protein MTPNLNAYLYFEAVARRGTITRAAEELSVSPSAVSQQVKLLEQRLGIKLFRREGRALSLTLEGEQLYQSSTTALRLLRDAGRHLGKTRETHRLNLRVTPSFGVRWLGPRLADFVARHPDWDLRIDAAPDPTDFEREIMDLDIRYGAGDWQGLHAQDVVPDHVLPLCSPDYLAELKSDAGPAMMLDQARLIDSARAVCQWDFWLLQNGIQTQANRKSILMDRSSMALQLALDGAGIVLESLALALPEVTEGRLVPVLSDVPVLSFPSYRAICPARNLNRRAVRQFLGWLDDAVAEHATQVDAVLRRHGLTVQTLGFDGSQLIAP, from the coding sequence GTGACCCCGAACCTCAACGCCTATCTCTACTTCGAGGCCGTCGCGCGGCGCGGGACCATCACCCGCGCCGCCGAGGAGCTTTCGGTCTCGCCGTCCGCCGTCAGCCAGCAGGTCAAGCTGCTGGAGCAACGTCTGGGCATCAAGCTGTTCCGCCGCGAGGGCCGCGCCCTGTCGCTGACGTTGGAGGGCGAGCAGCTTTACCAATCCTCGACCACCGCCTTGCGCTTACTTCGCGACGCCGGGCGGCACCTTGGCAAGACGCGCGAGACGCATCGCCTGAACCTGCGCGTGACGCCCAGTTTCGGGGTGCGCTGGCTGGGGCCGCGTCTGGCTGATTTCGTGGCGCGCCATCCCGATTGGGATCTGCGCATCGACGCCGCCCCCGATCCCACTGATTTCGAGCGTGAGATCATGGATCTGGATATTCGCTACGGCGCGGGCGACTGGCAGGGACTGCACGCGCAGGACGTGGTGCCTGACCATGTGCTACCGCTGTGCAGCCCGGATTATCTGGCAGAACTGAAGAGCGATGCAGGTCCCGCCATGATGCTGGATCAGGCCCGCCTGATCGACAGCGCGCGGGCCGTTTGCCAGTGGGACTTCTGGCTTCTGCAAAACGGCATTCAGACGCAGGCCAACCGCAAGTCGATCCTCATGGACCGCTCATCCATGGCGCTGCAATTGGCGCTGGACGGGGCGGGGATCGTGCTGGAATCACTGGCGCTGGCGCTGCCGGAAGTGACCGAGGGGCGACTGGTCCCTGTGCTGTCCGATGTGCCGGTGCTCAGCTTCCCCTCCTACCGCGCCATCTGCCCTGCCCGGAACCTGAACCGCCGTGCTGTACGGCAGTTTTTGGGTTGGCTGGACGACGCCGTGGCCGAGCACGCGACGCAGGTGGACGCAGTGCTCAGGCGTCACGGGCTAACGGTTCAGACGCTTGGCTTCGACGGTAGTCAGTTGATCGCGCCCTAG
- a CDS encoding SDR family NAD(P)-dependent oxidoreductase → MKLLDGQTAIITGAASPRGLGKATAQLFAAHGARIAILDLDAAKAEDAAADIGDEHIGLACDVTRKEDCDVAVAAALEAFGQIDILVNNAGITQPLKIMDISHENYDAVLDVNLLGTLHMSQAVIPHMRERKSGKLVQMSSVSAQRGGGIFGGPHYSAAKAGVLGLTKAMARELAPDGIRSNAICPGFIATDITGGMLTDEMMEQIKAGIPMGRAGEASDVAGCALFLASDLSAYVTGSEIDVNGGSLIH, encoded by the coding sequence ATGAAGCTTCTGGACGGACAGACCGCCATCATCACAGGGGCCGCCAGCCCGCGGGGCCTGGGCAAGGCGACCGCGCAACTCTTCGCGGCCCACGGCGCACGCATCGCGATCCTTGATCTAGATGCTGCGAAGGCCGAAGATGCCGCCGCCGATATCGGGGACGAGCACATCGGTCTGGCCTGCGATGTCACCCGCAAGGAAGACTGCGACGTCGCCGTCGCTGCCGCGCTGGAGGCGTTCGGCCAGATCGACATTCTGGTCAACAACGCAGGCATCACCCAGCCGCTGAAGATTATGGACATCAGCCACGAGAACTACGACGCGGTGCTGGACGTGAACCTGCTGGGCACCCTGCACATGAGCCAGGCCGTCATCCCGCACATGCGGGAGCGTAAGTCGGGCAAGCTGGTGCAGATGTCATCCGTGTCGGCGCAGCGCGGTGGCGGCATCTTCGGCGGGCCGCATTATTCGGCGGCCAAGGCCGGTGTGCTGGGGCTGACGAAGGCCATGGCGCGGGAATTGGCGCCCGATGGCATCCGCTCGAACGCGATCTGTCCGGGGTTCATCGCGACGGATATCACCGGCGGAATGTTGACCGACGAGATGATGGAGCAGATCAAGGCCGGCATCCCCATGGGGCGCGCCGGGGAAGCGTCTGACGTTGCGGGTTGTGCGCTGTTCCTGGCCTCGGACCTGTCGGCCTATGTAACCGGCTCGGAAATCGACGTGAACGGCGGGTCGCTGATCCACTAG
- a CDS encoding NAD(P)-dependent oxidoreductase has protein sequence MTGTAMIGLGAMGQGMARNIMAAGIPLAGFDLSEGARARFAQEGGSTGEDAAHVVADCDLLLVMVATAAQAEAALFAGVTDALAPGAVVILSSTVAPSEARAIAARLAEQGHTMLDAPVSGGQVGADDGRLTIMASGPQVAFDRADTVLAAISKKVHRLGDEAGLGATYKVVHQLAAGVHLVAAAELMAFGAKAGCDPQTLFDIVSSSAGQSWMMDDRAPRMMTTGATATSTVDIFIKDLGLVVQTARDSGAPVPLAAAAYQMMIGASGMGLGREDDSAVIRAYEALTGHPVHKD, from the coding sequence ATGACCGGGACCGCGATGATCGGGCTGGGCGCGATGGGTCAGGGCATGGCCCGCAACATCATGGCGGCGGGCATTCCATTGGCCGGGTTCGACCTGTCCGAGGGTGCGCGCGCCCGCTTCGCACAGGAGGGCGGCTCGACCGGAGAGGACGCTGCCCACGTCGTCGCAGACTGCGATCTGCTGCTGGTCATGGTCGCCACCGCCGCGCAGGCCGAAGCGGCGCTGTTCGCCGGCGTCACCGACGCTTTGGCACCGGGTGCGGTCGTTATCTTGTCTTCTACCGTGGCGCCTTCAGAGGCGCGGGCGATTGCTGCAAGGCTGGCCGAGCAGGGTCACACGATGCTCGACGCGCCCGTTTCCGGCGGTCAGGTCGGGGCCGATGATGGGAGGCTGACAATCATGGCGTCCGGCCCGCAAGTGGCATTCGACCGGGCCGATACGGTGCTGGCTGCAATCTCGAAAAAGGTTCACCGGCTGGGGGATGAGGCCGGGTTGGGCGCGACTTACAAGGTCGTTCACCAGCTTGCCGCCGGGGTGCATCTTGTCGCCGCTGCCGAGCTGATGGCCTTCGGCGCGAAAGCCGGGTGCGATCCGCAGACGCTGTTCGACATCGTGTCCAGTTCTGCCGGGCAAAGCTGGATGATGGATGATCGCGCGCCGCGTATGATGACGACCGGCGCGACAGCGACGTCAACCGTCGATATCTTCATCAAGGATCTGGGTCTTGTGGTGCAAACTGCGCGGGATAGCGGCGCGCCGGTGCCGCTGGCCGCTGCCGCTTACCAGATGATGATCGGCGCAAGCGGCATGGGCCTGGGCCGCGAAGACGACAGCGCCGTGATCCGCGCCTATGAGGCGCTGACCGGCCATCCCGTTCACAAGGATTAG
- a CDS encoding transketolase family protein, whose protein sequence is MNIPASSRRKSKYTPRSVPDGERVATSAMIASLDAEGRDTVAAPFGHALVDLAKTRDDIVGLSADLSKYTDLHIFAEAHPDRFYQMGMAEALLMSAAAGLAREGFVPFATTYAVFAARRAYDFIAMAIAEENLPVKICCALPGLSTGYGPSHQATEDLAIMRGMPGLTVLDPCDAVDIDQATRAIADTPGPVYMRLLRGKVPNVLGEYGYRFKLGKAQMIVDGTDVLIVSSGFMTMRALDAAKALANDGISCAVLHSPTIKPLDAETICAEAAKGGRLVVAAENHSITGGLGEAVAGALMRAQVHVPFRQIALPDAFLDAGALPTLHDQYGITVPRICASIKSWLNA, encoded by the coding sequence GTGAACATCCCCGCCTCCTCTCGTCGCAAGTCGAAATACACGCCGCGTTCGGTCCCGGATGGAGAGCGCGTCGCCACCAGCGCGATGATCGCCTCGCTCGACGCGGAAGGACGCGACACGGTGGCGGCGCCGTTCGGTCACGCGCTGGTCGATCTGGCGAAGACGCGCGACGATATCGTCGGGCTGTCCGCCGATCTGTCGAAATACACCGATCTGCACATCTTTGCCGAGGCGCATCCAGACCGTTTCTACCAGATGGGCATGGCAGAGGCGCTGTTGATGTCCGCCGCCGCCGGTCTGGCGCGCGAGGGTTTCGTGCCGTTCGCCACCACCTACGCCGTCTTCGCGGCGCGCCGCGCCTATGATTTCATCGCCATGGCGATTGCCGAGGAAAACCTGCCGGTCAAGATTTGCTGTGCTTTGCCCGGTCTGTCGACCGGCTACGGCCCCAGCCACCAAGCGACCGAGGATCTGGCGATCATGCGCGGGATGCCGGGCCTGACGGTGCTGGACCCCTGCGACGCGGTGGACATTGACCAAGCGACCCGCGCCATCGCCGACACGCCCGGCCCGGTCTACATGCGCCTTCTGCGGGGCAAGGTGCCGAACGTGCTGGGCGAATACGGCTATCGGTTCAAACTGGGGAAGGCACAGATGATCGTCGACGGGACGGACGTGCTGATCGTCTCGTCCGGGTTCATGACGATGCGCGCTTTGGATGCGGCGAAGGCGCTGGCCAACGACGGCATATCCTGCGCGGTGCTGCACTCGCCCACGATCAAACCGCTGGACGCCGAAACCATCTGCGCCGAGGCCGCCAAGGGCGGGCGGCTGGTCGTCGCGGCAGAGAACCACTCAATCACCGGGGGGCTGGGAGAGGCCGTCGCGGGTGCGTTGATGCGCGCGCAGGTGCATGTGCCCTTCCGCCAGATCGCCCTGCCGGACGCGTTTCTTGACGCGGGCGCGCTGCCGACGCTGCACGATCAGTACGGGATCACCGTTCCGCGCATCTGCGCGTCGATCAAGTCATGGTTGAACGCTTAG
- a CDS encoding transketolase, translating into MAEVQGQGYIGQALGVADVLATSYFHAMTYRADDPEWEGRDRFYLSIGHYAIALYAALLEAGILPEDEIETYGMDDSRMPMSGMASYTPGMEITGGSLGHGLGIAVGAALGLKHKTSDAFVYNLLSDGELGEGSTWEAVMSAVQWKLDNLIAIVDFNNQQADGPTLDALATAEEAPKWAAFGWHAQEVDGNDLDALVAAFDAARNHPGDQPRVIICRTKMCKGVPFLETRESTHFIRVEADEWAKAIAHLDQETPL; encoded by the coding sequence ATGGCAGAGGTGCAGGGGCAGGGATATATCGGGCAGGCATTGGGCGTCGCGGATGTGCTTGCCACGTCCTACTTCCACGCGATGACCTACCGCGCCGATGATCCCGAATGGGAGGGGCGCGACCGCTTCTACCTGTCCATCGGCCACTACGCGATTGCCCTCTACGCGGCTCTGCTAGAGGCTGGCATCCTGCCCGAAGACGAGATCGAGACCTACGGGATGGACGACAGCCGTATGCCCATGTCCGGCATGGCGTCCTACACGCCGGGGATGGAGATCACGGGCGGCTCGTTGGGCCACGGTCTGGGCATCGCCGTAGGGGCCGCGCTGGGGCTAAAGCACAAGACGTCGGACGCCTTCGTCTACAACCTTCTGTCGGATGGCGAGCTGGGCGAAGGCTCCACCTGGGAGGCAGTCATGTCTGCCGTGCAGTGGAAGCTGGATAACCTGATCGCCATCGTCGATTTCAACAACCAGCAGGCGGACGGCCCCACGCTGGACGCACTGGCCACCGCGGAAGAGGCCCCGAAATGGGCCGCGTTCGGCTGGCACGCGCAAGAGGTTGACGGCAACGATCTGGACGCGCTGGTCGCCGCCTTCGACGCCGCGCGCAACCATCCGGGCGATCAGCCGCGCGTCATCATCTGCCGCACCAAGATGTGCAAGGGCGTGCCGTTCCTGGAAACCCGCGAGAGCACCCATTTCATTCGGGTCGAGGCCGACGAATGGGCCAAGGCCATTGCCCATCTGGATCAGGAGACGCCGCTGTGA